The Pseudomonadota bacterium genomic interval CCCAAGGACCAGCAACGCCGCGAGCGGACGCTCGCGCTCAGCGGTGCGGTCTACGGCTGCGAAGCGAGCTCGATGACTCGAACGGCGCTGTCGCGAATGGCCGCATAGGTCTTGCGTGTTCGTGCACGCAGGGACAGCTCCCGGTTCTTCATGATGAGCATCAGCTCCGAGGAGCTGTGGGCTTCTGCCACAGGGGCCTTGCGGGCGGCCCGCTTGACCTGCTGCTGGGCCTGCTCGAGCTTCCGGCTCCCGGGCGCGAGTGCGAGGCAGCGACCCGCCGCCCGCGACAGCTCGCGTGCCCCTGCCACGATTTCGCCCCGGATGGCACCCAGATGCTCGCTGCTTAGCGTGGCTGCGGCGGCCACCTGCTCGTGCAGGTCATCCGAGCGCTCGTCGAGCTCGTCAAGCAGCGCGCCGAGCGAAAGCTCCTCGTAACCCGCTATGGACGCACCGCCTTCGGTGGCGTTGATCAGGCGCCGCTGTCCCCTTAGATGGTAGGCGCTGGCTTCGAACCAGTGCTGGAACAGCACCAGATCGTGGGTCGTCGCCGCGGTGCCTGCTCCGCCCCAGGCTGGAGTCGAAAGCAGCGGGCGGCTACGCGGCTGCTTCTTGAGCCCGCGCTTGGTGTAGGCCTCGTCGCGTTCGGGACAGCCCTCGAGCCTGATGGTGTTGCCTTGCACGATGGCACGCATGGCGCCGTAGGGGGTGTGCTTCGCGTAGACACGGCCCCCGGTGTACGCCAGATCTTGACCCACCAGCACGATGGGATCGGCGCCCCAACGATGGGCCAGCGAAAAGGCTGCGGTGGCCACACTGCCGCCGTAGACCAGCGGACTCGCGCCGAGCGCCCTGGATAGCGAGTCATAGGCAGGGCTCTTGGTCAAGAAAGCCGCGCGCTTGCGGGCGGGCACGGCGAAGTTCTCGCGCGCCGCAGAGAGATCGAGCGCTACCAGTCGAGCGTGGGGCGCCGCCTCGAGCATGGCCCGCGAGGAGTCGAGGCTCTCGATGACGACCAGCACGTCGATGGGTGCGGTTTCGGCCACGACAGCCGCCGACGACGTGTTGACCGCCAAGATCGCGCCGTGCTTGGCCGCGCGCGCCAACAGATGGCCGTTGCGGTCCAGGGACGGACCTGCCGACACGATGAACGCCGGGGTGCCCGCCAGAGGCCGATCGAGCCTCGTCGCGAGCGGCGCTTGGGCTAGCCACGCCAGGTTTCCGAGCGTGTTTTCCGCGATGATGCGGCTGCGCTCGATCACTGTGTTCTCGCGCACGACGGTCAATCCCTGTGCCTCGTTCAGCACCCGCTTGAGGCGCTCGTGGGCGTCAGGGAAGACGCGCCTGTAGGCGGGGGAAACCAGCAGGACGAAGCGTTCGCGGGGCCTGGTATAGCTCGTCAGGTGCGCCATCAGCGGCGCGAAATCGCTGAAGCTGGCAGCCCCCTCGAAACGACCCTGAAAGCGCTGGCGGGTGAGATCAAAAAGCTCTTCGCAGGGCTCGAAGACGATCACGCTGCGAGCGCCGATCTCGCGCAGCCGCTGGACCCGATAGCCGAGCCCGCCGCCCAGCACAATCACGTGATCCGCGCTCTGTACCTGCTCGCGTCGTGCGAACGACTCCGCCCCCTTGTGCGGATCCACGGGGTCGTCGAGGTAGACCCCGCCGAAGCGCACGGTCAGCGCACCGCTGTCACTGGTCACGAGGTCGAGCCCCAACGTCACACCTTCCCTTGTGCTGCTGCATCGCCAGCGTCGTAGTGCGCGAGCCTGGGCATGAGCTCGTGCTCGAGCAGGTCCGCGAGACGCAGGTAGTCGGCGGCCTGCTGCGCTTCGAGCAGGGCACGTAGCAGCCCCAGCAGCTCCGGCTGGAAAGCTGCCTTTCCCCGTTGCGCGAAGCGCCCTGCGAGCTGGTCGACAAGTCGTGCGAGCGCCGCGGATCCCGAGCCGTGCATGCCGAGCCGCAACGAGGTCACCGCGGCGGTCGCGAGCTCACGCATGCTCGAGCTCCTCGAGCCGTCCCGTTTCAGCTGCAGGCGCTGCCTCGCCGCACTCGAGCTGCTCGAGCGCCCTGGTCCCGGCGATCAGGGCGCCCTCACCGCGGCCTTGATAGAACGTCACCCCGGCCGACCTGCGGATGTAGGCTTCGAGATCGCGCAGATAGCCCAGGAAGCTGCTGTTCGTCGGGACCTCGTGACCATGCCGGTTGCGCAGGTGCATCGGAGCCGCCCCGCGCCCAAGGTCATGGAGCGAGCCCGCGTGCTGCGCGTGACTCCTGCCTGCTGGAAACGCGAAGTCGAAGCCGAGCAAGACCACCTCTCGAGCACCGCTCTTGACCGCGAGGTCCACGCAGGCGTGGGCTACCGTGCCGGCGCAGAACAACCTGCCGCGAGGCTGCTCTCGCAGCAGCTGTGCGAAACGGGGCCGGTGCAGGTAGGCGGCGAGGCGCGGTCCACGCCAGGCTTCGAGCAGCCCGCGGTCCACGCTGGGGACGTATACGAGGGGCACGCCCCTCAAGGACTCGAGGTCCACGTTCAGCAAGTGGCGCCGCATGGCCGGGTCGTGGTCGACCACTGCCACGACGTCGGGGGTGACCATCGCCCTGCAAAGGCTGCGAAGCGCGGTCGTGCAGGCGATCACCCGAACACGGTTCCGGTGCGCTCGCAGCCAGTCCAGCTGGACGTCGAGC includes:
- a CDS encoding DUF115 domain-containing protein; this encodes MTLGLDLVTSDSGALTVRFGGVYLDDPVDPHKGAESFARREQVQSADHVIVLGGGLGYRVQRLREIGARSVIVFEPCEELFDLTRQRFQGRFEGAASFSDFAPLMAHLTSYTRPRERFVLLVSPAYRRVFPDAHERLKRVLNEAQGLTVVRENTVIERSRIIAENTLGNLAWLAQAPLATRLDRPLAGTPAFIVSAGPSLDRNGHLLARAAKHGAILAVNTSSAAVVAETAPIDVLVVIESLDSSRAMLEAAPHARLVALDLSAARENFAVPARKRAAFLTKSPAYDSLSRALGASPLVYGGSVATAAFSLAHRWGADPIVLVGQDLAYTGGRVYAKHTPYGAMRAIVQGNTIRLEGCPERDEAYTKRGLKKQPRSRPLLSTPAWGGAGTAATTHDLVLFQHWFEASAYHLRGQRRLINATEGGASIAGYEELSLGALLDELDERSDDLHEQVAAAATLSSEHLGAIRGEIVAGARELSRAAGRCLALAPGSRKLEQAQQQVKRAARKAPVAEAHSSSELMLIMKNRELSLRARTRKTYAAIRDSAVRVIELASQP